In Cydia pomonella isolate Wapato2018A chromosome 27, ilCydPomo1, whole genome shotgun sequence, a single genomic region encodes these proteins:
- the LOC133532733 gene encoding zinc finger protein 37-like isoform X1, with protein MSAHSRASNAFCATCLSQDRQMFTLPLQHIKPVSMFYKDLTLTENDKICWECKHFVVKMVNFKDRALIAQSTLAAMLNKQPTSLQSLSKLTISNRSYMEITNPPKKTELTETNLDPLLIERIKSEPDSDCGALSEWNMELESMETGNGDGKVTFEVTHEVNKPTERLLIKLEPLPDRHETAGVSDAIVSQKEPVPGRHEIVGVWETMLNHKSVPQRHENAGVCDASVSQKEPVPRRHDNAGVSDASVSQKEPVPRRHDNTGVSDASVSQKEPVTRRHEILGVLESMLNHKSVPQRHENAGVWSGVGFADATLMSLLNRKHVSYPPPISVEPQRKLPMMEVPTLRILPKNPTSEKDVEKHALGETSEQVSDPSAPSFTEERLTEEERQRWWESKRDKEFYANSIEVFKCAKCVEPFFTRRTFLGHEKMHTEMYGKMSCDICELRFHTEQALATHKDTHYRLLKCTRCAHSWDTPNSMRRHCDTEHSVPVTLWNCDICSREFTRYGKYLNHIRGHGCEECPQCGKKIFDNRLKYHMLTHKNMERLFKCSECGKSFKCKPTLTTHVARVHSSKDEVMYCAQCNKHFKNAYSYNSHMKYSGEHVSSETLTHNCTECSRVFATGSLLRKHTESVHSDERKYECPVCHMMFKSSTNRTRHRRLAHDNYVAPKDKMCDHCGKAFKSKNMLADHINTHTGARPFVCTLCGADFGHKSALYLHGRYKHKIPKKNKRITIRKVKVETEEKTDSS; from the exons ATGAGTGCTCACAGTAGAGCTTCAAACGCCTTTTGTGCGACATGTCTAAGCCAGGATAGACAAATGTTTACGCTACCGTTGCAACACATCAAACCCGTTTCAATGTTTTATAAAGATTTGACG CTGACGGAAAATGACAAGATTTGCTGGGAGTGCAAGCATTTTGTTGTGAAAATGGTGAACTTTAAAGATAGAGCCTTAATAGCACAAAGCACTCTTGCTGCTatgttaaataaacaa CCAACCTCTCTCCAAAGTCTATCCAAGCTTACAATATCCAATCGCAGCTACATGGAAATAACAAACCCACCCAAAAAAACAGAACTTACAGAAACAAACCTAGATCCCCTTCTTATAGAGAGAATAAAATCTGAGCCCGACTCGGATTGTGGTGCACTAAGTGAATGGAACATGGAACTTGAATCTATGGAAACTGGCAATGGTGATGGGAAAGTCACATTTGAGGTGACACATGAAGTTAATAAACCAACTGAAAGGCTTTTGATTAAACTTGAACCTCTACCCGATAGACATGAAACCGCTGGAGTTTCTGACGCTATTGTGTCACAAAAGGAACCCGTACCTGGAAGACATGAAATCGTTGGAGTTTGGGAAACTATGTTAAATCATAAATCTGTACCTCAAAGACATGAAAACGCTGGAGTTTGTGACGCTAGTGTGTCCCAAAAGGAACCTGTACCGCGAAGACATGATAACGCTGGAGTTTCTGACGCTAGTGTTTCACAAAAGGAACCTGTACCTCGAAGACATGATAACACTGGAGTTTCTGACGCTAGTGTTTCACAAAAGGAACCTGTAACTCGAAGACATGAAATCCTTGGAGTTCTGGAATCTATGTTAAATCATAAATCTGTACCTCAAAGACATGAAAATGCTGGAGTTTGGAGTGGTGTTGGATTTGCGGACGCAACGCTAATGTCACTCTTGAATAGGAAGC acgtTTCATACCCACCACCAATAAGCGTGGAACCCcaacgaaaactaccaatgATGGAAGTTCCTACGCTGAGAATCCTACCAAAAAACCCTACGTCTGAGAAAGATGTAGAAAAACACGCACTTGGAGAGACCTCGGAACAAGTATCCGATCCATCAGCCCCTAGTTTTACAGAAGAGAGATTGACAGAAGAGGAGAGACAGAGATGGTGGGAGAGTAAAAGAGATAAAGAGTTTTATGCAAACAGTATAGAAGTGTTTAAATGTGCGAAATGTGTGGAGCCGTTTTTCACAAGGAGGACGTTTTTGGGGCATGAGAAGATGCATACTgag ATGTATGGCAAGATGTCCTGCGACATTTGCGAGCTGAGGTTCCACACCGAGCAAGCCCTGGCGACGCATAAGGACACCCATTATAG ACTGCTGAAGTGTACCCGATGTGCCCACTCGTGGGACACGCCTAACTCCATGCGTCGACACTGCGATACTGAGCATTCCGTACCTGTTACCCTCTGGAACTGCGACATCTGTTCTCGCGAGTTCAC TCGCTACGGGAAATACTTGAATCACATCCGTGGTCACGGCTGCGAGGAATGTCCTCAATGCGGGAAGAAGATCTTCGACAACCGCTTGAAGTACCACATGCT CACACATAAGAATATGGAGCGCCTGTTCAAGTGCTCCGAGTGTGGCAAGAGTTTCAAGTGTAAGCCAACCCTGACCACGCACGTCGCTCGAGTCCATTCTAGT aaggATGAAGTGATGTATTGCGCGCAATGTAACAAGCATTTCAAAAACGCGTACTCGTACAACAGCCACATGAAGTACTCCGGCGAACACGTGTCCAGCGAAACGCTcac GCATAACTGCACGGAGTGCAGTCGAGTGTTCGCGACCGGGAGCCTGCTGCGAAAGCACACGGAGAGCGTGCACAGCGACGAACGGAAATACGAGTGCCCGGTGTGTCACATG ATGTTCAAGTCGTCGACGAACCGGACGCGGCACCGGCGACTAGCGCACGACAACTACGTCGCGCCCAAAGACAAGATGTGCGACCACTGCGGGAAGGCCTTCAAG TCAAAAAACATGCTCGCGGACCACATCAACACACACACAGGCGCGCGTCCGTTCGTGTGCACGCTGTGCGGCGCGGACTTCGGGCACAAGAGCGCCCTCTACCTGCACGGCCGGTACAAGCACAAGATACCGAAGAAAAATAAGAGGATCACTATTAGGAAAGTTAAAGTGGAAACTGAAGAGAAGACTGATAGTAGTTAA
- the LOC133532733 gene encoding zinc finger protein 419-like isoform X2, with translation MVNFKDRALIAQSTLAAMLNKQPTSLQSLSKLTISNRSYMEITNPPKKTELTETNLDPLLIERIKSEPDSDCGALSEWNMELESMETGNGDGKVTFEVTHEVNKPTERLLIKLEPLPDRHETAGVSDAIVSQKEPVPGRHEIVGVWETMLNHKSVPQRHENAGVCDASVSQKEPVPRRHDNAGVSDASVSQKEPVPRRHDNTGVSDASVSQKEPVTRRHEILGVLESMLNHKSVPQRHENAGVWSGVGFADATLMSLLNRKHVSYPPPISVEPQRKLPMMEVPTLRILPKNPTSEKDVEKHALGETSEQVSDPSAPSFTEERLTEEERQRWWESKRDKEFYANSIEVFKCAKCVEPFFTRRTFLGHEKMHTEMYGKMSCDICELRFHTEQALATHKDTHYRLLKCTRCAHSWDTPNSMRRHCDTEHSVPVTLWNCDICSREFTRYGKYLNHIRGHGCEECPQCGKKIFDNRLKYHMLTHKNMERLFKCSECGKSFKCKPTLTTHVARVHSSKDEVMYCAQCNKHFKNAYSYNSHMKYSGEHVSSETLTHNCTECSRVFATGSLLRKHTESVHSDERKYECPVCHMMFKSSTNRTRHRRLAHDNYVAPKDKMCDHCGKAFKSKNMLADHINTHTGARPFVCTLCGADFGHKSALYLHGRYKHKIPKKNKRITIRKVKVETEEKTDSS, from the exons ATGGTGAACTTTAAAGATAGAGCCTTAATAGCACAAAGCACTCTTGCTGCTatgttaaataaacaa CCAACCTCTCTCCAAAGTCTATCCAAGCTTACAATATCCAATCGCAGCTACATGGAAATAACAAACCCACCCAAAAAAACAGAACTTACAGAAACAAACCTAGATCCCCTTCTTATAGAGAGAATAAAATCTGAGCCCGACTCGGATTGTGGTGCACTAAGTGAATGGAACATGGAACTTGAATCTATGGAAACTGGCAATGGTGATGGGAAAGTCACATTTGAGGTGACACATGAAGTTAATAAACCAACTGAAAGGCTTTTGATTAAACTTGAACCTCTACCCGATAGACATGAAACCGCTGGAGTTTCTGACGCTATTGTGTCACAAAAGGAACCCGTACCTGGAAGACATGAAATCGTTGGAGTTTGGGAAACTATGTTAAATCATAAATCTGTACCTCAAAGACATGAAAACGCTGGAGTTTGTGACGCTAGTGTGTCCCAAAAGGAACCTGTACCGCGAAGACATGATAACGCTGGAGTTTCTGACGCTAGTGTTTCACAAAAGGAACCTGTACCTCGAAGACATGATAACACTGGAGTTTCTGACGCTAGTGTTTCACAAAAGGAACCTGTAACTCGAAGACATGAAATCCTTGGAGTTCTGGAATCTATGTTAAATCATAAATCTGTACCTCAAAGACATGAAAATGCTGGAGTTTGGAGTGGTGTTGGATTTGCGGACGCAACGCTAATGTCACTCTTGAATAGGAAGC acgtTTCATACCCACCACCAATAAGCGTGGAACCCcaacgaaaactaccaatgATGGAAGTTCCTACGCTGAGAATCCTACCAAAAAACCCTACGTCTGAGAAAGATGTAGAAAAACACGCACTTGGAGAGACCTCGGAACAAGTATCCGATCCATCAGCCCCTAGTTTTACAGAAGAGAGATTGACAGAAGAGGAGAGACAGAGATGGTGGGAGAGTAAAAGAGATAAAGAGTTTTATGCAAACAGTATAGAAGTGTTTAAATGTGCGAAATGTGTGGAGCCGTTTTTCACAAGGAGGACGTTTTTGGGGCATGAGAAGATGCATACTgag ATGTATGGCAAGATGTCCTGCGACATTTGCGAGCTGAGGTTCCACACCGAGCAAGCCCTGGCGACGCATAAGGACACCCATTATAG ACTGCTGAAGTGTACCCGATGTGCCCACTCGTGGGACACGCCTAACTCCATGCGTCGACACTGCGATACTGAGCATTCCGTACCTGTTACCCTCTGGAACTGCGACATCTGTTCTCGCGAGTTCAC TCGCTACGGGAAATACTTGAATCACATCCGTGGTCACGGCTGCGAGGAATGTCCTCAATGCGGGAAGAAGATCTTCGACAACCGCTTGAAGTACCACATGCT CACACATAAGAATATGGAGCGCCTGTTCAAGTGCTCCGAGTGTGGCAAGAGTTTCAAGTGTAAGCCAACCCTGACCACGCACGTCGCTCGAGTCCATTCTAGT aaggATGAAGTGATGTATTGCGCGCAATGTAACAAGCATTTCAAAAACGCGTACTCGTACAACAGCCACATGAAGTACTCCGGCGAACACGTGTCCAGCGAAACGCTcac GCATAACTGCACGGAGTGCAGTCGAGTGTTCGCGACCGGGAGCCTGCTGCGAAAGCACACGGAGAGCGTGCACAGCGACGAACGGAAATACGAGTGCCCGGTGTGTCACATG ATGTTCAAGTCGTCGACGAACCGGACGCGGCACCGGCGACTAGCGCACGACAACTACGTCGCGCCCAAAGACAAGATGTGCGACCACTGCGGGAAGGCCTTCAAG TCAAAAAACATGCTCGCGGACCACATCAACACACACACAGGCGCGCGTCCGTTCGTGTGCACGCTGTGCGGCGCGGACTTCGGGCACAAGAGCGCCCTCTACCTGCACGGCCGGTACAAGCACAAGATACCGAAGAAAAATAAGAGGATCACTATTAGGAAAGTTAAAGTGGAAACTGAAGAGAAGACTGATAGTAGTTAA